A single Acropora palmata chromosome 5, jaAcrPala1.3, whole genome shotgun sequence DNA region contains:
- the LOC141882536 gene encoding mitochondrial substrate carrier family protein ucpB-like — MIAKSSDNFTRFVLSGVSNMCGGAVTNPIDVIKIRMQLENELGANHKSKNIFKDRYYKGFVRGALRILSEEGLRGLYKGLVPSLMREGSYSTIRLGAYEPLKLQLGATDIAHTPLWKKIAAGAVSGTIGSAIATPTDLVKVRFQAVGPAQQSKYRNTFHAFWTIARTEGIRGLWTGVGPTVQRAAILTAAQIPSYDHTKHTLLNAQLMVEGPALHGVSSVIAGFVTACSTSPFDVAKTRMMNQKKDTSGTPLVYKNTIHCLAKIIRHEGMLGLYKGFIPNWMRIGPHTIVTFFVFERLRSLVGMSPV, encoded by the exons atgatAGCTAAGTCATCGGATAATTTCACAAGGTTTGTTTTAAGTGGTGTGTCAAACATGTGTGGGGGTGCag TCACTAATCCCATCGATGTGATAAAAATCCGGATGCAGCTTGAAAATGAACTGGGTGCAAAccacaaaagtaaaaacattttcaaggATCGATACTACAAAGGATTTGTCAGAGGTGCTCTACGGATTCTCTCAGAGGAAGGCCTCAGGGGCCTTTACAAGGG tCTTGTACCGTCACTTATGAGAGAAGGGTCTTACAGCACAATTCGACTCGGTGCATACGAACCACTTAAACTTCAGTTGGGGGCCACAGATATTGCTCACACGCCTTTGTGGAAGAAGATAGCAGCGGGTGCCGTCTCGGGAACAATAGGCAGTGCCATAGCCACACCCACTGATTTGGTCAAGGTGCGTTTTCAGGCCGTCGGACCTGCGCAGCAATCCAAATATCGCAACACATTCCACGCATTCTGGACCATTGCGCGGACTGAAGGAATCAGGGGTCTTTGGACGGGCGTCGGCCCCACAGTTCAACGTGCAGCGATATTAACGGCCGCGCAAATACCTTCTTACGACCACACCAAACACACGCTGCTGAACGCCCAATTGATGGTGGAAGGGCCTGCCCTCCATGGCGTATCCTCTGTGATAGCTGGTTTTGTAACTGCTTGTAGCACCTCTCCTTTTGATGTCGCGAAGACACGCATGATGAATCAGAAGAAAGATACCAGCGGTACGCCGTTAGTGTACAAGAATACAATTCACTGTTTGGCGAAAATTATAAGACATGAAGGAATGCTGGGGCTATATAAAGGTTTTATACCGAACTGGATGCGAATTGGCCCTCACACAATTGTAACATTCTTCGTGTTTGAAAGACTTAGGTCTCTGGTTGGAATGAGCCCGGTGTAG
- the LOC141882526 gene encoding uncharacterized protein LOC141882526 has translation MILGQATVVVFCLGFLIQQLHAQKSVCPKVAKYSAECPFDVDNECLSDQECSGSRKCCPSPYDDEACQLLCLEPITQTNCPVPVDFAFILDGSGSISSKNWVVIKNFIKQIIDNFEVSTDVSQMALLEYSTNATVYLRFNDLAGAQLNSVNVKRKVEEILQSKGLTFIDKALTLANQEIFTERNGMRPGVKKIALVLTDGTQTPQPSPEISEENLSLAAQSLRDKGVDVLAMGIGKDVNPFQLLTIASDENNLYVAKVFDELLGMVGDLSKRECLACSESVDVVFGIPTSQTISLDHFQSIKKFFGDIIDSFDIDPMKVHVGLVTYSGTASTALTINQLDSDDVLKEFTNQLSQQGTQVNVASALKEAAHNTFTIFGGVRQSSPKAFVLVVPEGSVNSRQEVLTAAERLKSLGVRLFIVGVGAGIDQNLLRLSSSQPYAKFFHSIPGHKTLFIKSRDIAEVVCKGKVGKCPLAPARQSSSCSQGPEHECDVDADCKSGLRPLCCQDSCNQRYCAGQIRNCFKPLDVAIAIENSGALGSSDFNDVKRFAKKLIRRLSSSENNIHFALLEYGENATVLTDFRKYRDQLFLENLIDNITKREDSQKRVDVALESVKENIFSLKGGMRQVPRFLIFIASDESTSDFNGRDGAAKELRAMDVMVVAIATNGDVSDAFLEKLSGFNSLVYKADVANELSGLVLGDLSYRLCGEKPGKCPIVDTPDPLLCQSLEPSPGSVLCGSSTNGGLNGDADCAGEEKCCLDSETGCFKVCTLPPNVCNKNFDLTILIEHSPTFGKSEFGKLKAFARHLVDAFDVTEGGTQVAVVSYGAKPIIHVLLNSFTGPQLRSRIIKETIDGIDFQKDEDSVSPSAALAKTLDTVFADGNGARNGTNKTVVLITEGKFADPAAAEKAAVQIRTKIADLFVVAIGDKPDVDSLVKMVSPPTERNVFLASTPNALQANLRGLTDAICKGAEKMKTVIGPPGDPGPPGPSGTVGPLGPDGEKGDPGDPGDPGGTGPPGPPGPPGPPGPPGPSTEGGPSNLGSRVKGPPPRTMDGKKGPLTGAVTNRETVEPVKGPPGKPGLPGPPGRRGIKGVAGSRGRVGIRGEMGVAGYPGPPGLPGRNGMDGWDGKRGNLGRPGEPGEKGAPGDAGIAGRSGLKGPQGPSGSVGSRGDRGEEGERGAQGIDGNPGTNGKLGKQGPFGPLGKTGSTGAPGPPGAKGGEGPEGDQGAMGPPGTPGPAGLVGHNGQVGRPGLPGYMGYSGESGAMGSIGPKGSLGIDGETGPTGPAGNKGSIGDHGAAGEMGLPGRDGNAGSTGADGPPGYQGYSGDYGKPGTKGEGGDKGKPGSDGVQGRQGFPGRRGKRGAFGATGPPGKMGIDGNRGFPGPPGHMGPVGQRGEKGAPGETGSLGNSGRSGDRGDDGDYGPLGPPGKQGLRGVTGRTGRPGSSGLHGDEGDSGIPGEDGSPGIPGSPGIAGPVGVKGAQGMPGEVGIQGEDGPEGPKGGLGPTGAIGAPGFNGQPGPGGELGETGSTGPQGEKGLPGPPGPGGESGAPGTKGFKGGVGLDGLHGNQGSNGLSGKKGESGESGVPGEAGGRGDQGRPGQHGLPGPIGVAGLVGPIGSIGSVGMLGPPGDSGSKGETGEQGAKGNRGKRGTNGRDGTNGVPGKRGSRGSSGGKGRSGDPGVPGLPGNGGEKGPTGGKGGSGNSGFDGVEGSAGPVGTRGLPGGSGMKGALGEDGPAGAMGDQGPEGAPGHYGIKGIQGDRGSMGDRGIPGGTGTQGPAGPTGELGVAGSPGKSGKPGPTGSRGRGGLPGSTGVDGRPGHNGPDGLAGTRGVTGFQGRPGAIGPPGPPGQSGTMGLHGLVGRRGNIGETGEKGEAGESGERGKDGGTGKQGEAGVAGMMGSPGDVGNIGPGGLMGTIGSQGRPGPKGEVGQHGTQGSAGLPGERGIPGPPGMSGPPGPSGSDGTFGKTGDPGLRGRSGATGNGGEPGDGGIKGAVGSKGDRGDPGSQGPDGGPGLKGPEGSDGLRGERGVRGERGSKGLQGSPGEEGRQGSQGSEGPQGYQGQTGDPGIRGIAGEPGPPGIPGPPGPTPDLGALRGYMQTWNNDRRAYDVGGKKAQLYRSTKNEDAPSIDPFDVNLALLHYQLELLKKPNGTKEFPAKTCKELSMCYSHLESGVFWVDPNEGVPEDAISVYCDFSFNATCLFSSEERKPFVSPKRKWYSGLDEYKWLSADLGAFEKLKYVPRWSQLLFLRLLSDRAVQNITYHCKNSVAWHSEHLTDVKRSLKIKTANGVIIHSSSSNKFKPRVITDGCRVKNGTWLQTVIQIDTTKPNRLPIVDVAAYDIGDNGEEFGLEIGPVCFY, from the exons ATGATTCTTGGACAAGCCACAGTTGTGGTATTTTGCCTCGGATTCCTGATCCAGCAATTACACGCTC AAAAAAGCGTTTGCCCCAAGGTAGCAAAATATAGTGCTGAGTGTCCTTTTGACGTGGATAATGAGTGCTTGTCAGATCAAGAATGCTCAGGTAGCAGAAAGTGCTGTCCATCTCCGTATGATGATGAAGCTTGTCAACTTCTCTGCTTAGAACCGATAACACAAA CAAACTGCCCTGTTCCAGTTGATTTTGCATTCATTCTGGATGGCTCTGGTAGCATTTCTTCAAAAAACTGGGTGGTTATCAAGAATTTCATTAAGCAAATCATTGACAATTTCGAAGTGTCTACAGACGTTTCTCaaatggctttgctggaaTACAGCACTAATGCCACAGTCTACCTAAGATTCAACGACCTCGCTGGTGCACAGCTCAACAGCGTCAACGTAAAACGGAAAGTCGAGGAAATTTTGCAATCAAAAGGATTGACATTCATTGATAAAGCACTGACTTTAGCTAATCAGGAAATTTTTACGGAAAGAAATGGCATGAGGCCAGGCGTAAAGAAG ATAGCCTTGGTGCTAACGGACGGAACACAGACTCCGCAGCCCTCCCCAGAAATATCTGAGGAGAACCTTTCCCTCGCAGCTCAAAGTCTGCGCGACAAAGGTGTGGATGTCCTTGCCATGGGAATAGGAAAAGACGTCAATCCATTCCAGTTACTTACCATTGCTTCGGACGAAAACAATCTGTATGTTGCTAAAGTGTTTGACGAGCTCTTAGGCATGGTTGGAGACCTGAGTAAGCGAGAATGCTTAG cttgTTCTGAAAGCGTTGACGTCGTGTTCGGAATTCCAACGTCCCAGACCATTTCATTGGATCATTTTCAAAGTATCAAGAAATTCTTCGGCGATATCATTGACTCATTTGATATAGACCCCATGAAAGTGCATGTGGGTTTGGTAACATACAGTGGGACAGCATCGACCGCCCTCACGATCAACCAATTGGATTCGGATGATGTCCTCAAAGAATTCACCAATCAACTCTCTCAACAAGGAACACAAGTAAACGTTGCCTCCGCTTTGAAGGAAGCTGCTCATAACACTTTTACTATATTCGGAGGCGTTCGGCAATCCTCGCCGAAAGCTTTCGTTCTCGTTGTACCCGAAGGCTCTGTTAACAGTCGACAAGAGGTTTTGACTGCTGCTGAAAGACTTAAAAGTTTGGGAGTCAGGTTATTCATCGTCGGCGTTGGCGCTGGAATTGATCAGAATCTTCTGCGACTTTCCTCATCTCAGCCCTATGCAAAGTTCTTCCACAGCATCCCAGGTCATAAGACTCTCTTCATCAAGAGTAGAGACATCGCAGAGGTTGTTTGTAAAG GTAAAGTCGGTAAGTGTCCCCTCGCTCCTGCTCGGCAGAGTTCAAGCTGCTCACAAGGCCCTGAGCACGAGTGTGATGTTGATGCCGATTGCAAGAGTGGACTGCGGCCCTTGTGCTGTCAAGATAGCTGTAACCAACGATACTGCGCTGGTCAAATAAGAA ACTGCTTTAAACCATTGGACGTAGCCATTGCAATAGAGAATTCCGGAGCCCTAGGAAGCAGCGATTTCAACGATGTGAAACGTTTCGCTAAGAAACTTATTAGACGACTTTCCAGCTCAGAAAACAACATTCACTTCGCTCTTCTTGAATACGGTGAAAACGCAACTGTTTTGACAGATTTTCGAAAATACCGAGACCAACTTTTCTTAGAGAATCTTATCGACAACATCACCAAGAGAGAGGATTCCCAGAAAAGGGTCGACGTAGCTTTGGAGTCAgttaaagaaaatatttttagtttGAAAGGGGGGATGAGGCAAGTTCCTCGTTTCCTCATATTCATTGCGTCCGATGAATCCACGTCAGATTTTAACGGTCGTGACGGAGCTGCGAAGGAACTCAGAGCCATGGACGTTATGGTCGTTGCCATAGCAACCAATGGTGATGTTTCGGACGCGTTCTTGGAAAAACTGAGCGGGTTCAACTCTTTGGTTTACAAAGCAGACGTGGCAAATGAACTAAGTGGTTTGGTATTGGGTGACCTGTCGTACAGATTGTGTGGAG AGAAACCTGGTAAATGCCCTATAGTTGACACGCCGGATCCGTTGTTGTGTCAGTCTTTAGAGCCCAGTCCCGGATCTGTGCTGTGCGGTTCCTCAACAAATGGCGGTTTGAATGGTGATGCAGATTGTGCTGGCGAAGAGAAGTGCTGTTTGGATTCTGAAACGGGCTGTTTTAAAGTTTGTACACTCCCTCCGAACG tttgcaacaaaaacttCGATTTGACCATACTTATTGAACATTCGCCCACATTTGGAAAATCGGAATTTGGAAAGTTGAAAGCATTCGCAAGGCATCTTGTGGACGCTTTTGATGTTACGGAAGGCGGAACACAAGTCGCTGTTGTCAGTTATGGAGCTAAGCCAATCATTCACGTGCTCTTGAACTCATTCACTGGACCACAACTCCGAAGTAGGATCATTAAGGAGACAATCGACGGGATCGATTTTCAGAAGGATGAGGATTCCGTTTCACCGAGTGCTGCCCTTGCTAAAACATTGGATACAGTTTTTGCAGACGGCAATGGAGCTCGCAATGGGACAAATAAG ACAGTTGTACTAATAACTGAAGGCAAGTTCGCAGACCCCGCCGCCGCCGAGAAGGCCGCTGTCCAAATCAGGACCAAGATTGCAGATCTGTTTGTAGTTGCTATTGGTGACAAGCCAGACGTAGACAGTCTCGTTAAGATGGTGTCCCCGCCAACTGAAAGGAATGTCTTCTTGGCAAGCACGCCCAACGCCCTGCAAGCGAATCTCAGGGGATTAACCGATGCCATCTGTAAAGGAG CTGAGAAAATGAAGACG GTCATTGGTCCTCCAGGGGATCCAGGCCCTCCCGGCCCTTCG GGAACTGTGGGACCTCTTGGACCAGACGGAGAAAAAGGAGACCCGGGTGATCCG GGAGATCCAGGGGGAACGGGGCCTCCCGGGCCTCCGGGTCCTCCGGGACCACCAGGACCACCGGGACCATCAACTGAAGGTGGGCCTTCCAAT CTTGGTTCTAGAGTGAAAGGTCCTCCCCCAAGAACTATGGATGGGAAGAAGGGACCTCTTACAGGCGCGGTAACCAACAGGGAAACAGTCGAACCGGTTAAG GGACCACCAGGAAAACCTGGGTTGCCAGGCCCACCAGGACGTCGA GGGATAAAAGGCGTCGCAGGAAGCCGAGGTCGAGTAGGGATTAGAGGAGAGATG GGCGTAGCCGGATACCCTGGCCCTCCGGGTTTACCAGGCAGGAATGGTATGGAT ggaTGGGACGGAAAGCGAGGCAACCTGGGAAGACCAGGAGAGCCCGGGGAAAAG GGTGCTCCAGGAGATGCAGGTATTGCTGGCCGCTCAGGCCTAAAAGGACCGCAAGGGCCGAGCGGTTCAGTCGGCTCGAGAGGGGATCGGGGCGAAGAAGGTGAAAGG GGTGCACAAGGAATCGATGGAAATCCAGGAACCAATGGAAAACTG GGAAAACAAGGGCCTTTTGGCCCTCTTGGAAAAACTGGATCTACTGGTGCTCCT gGGCCTCCTGGAGCTAAGGGAGGCGAAGGTCCTGAAGGAGACCAG GGTGCAATGGGTCCGCCGGGAACTCCAGGCCCCGCTGGACTAGTGGGGCACAACGGACAAGTGGGAAGGCCAGGTCTTCCCGGGTATATGGGTTACTCAGGTGAAAGTGGTGCTATGGGATCCATTGGACCAAAAGGTTCCCTAGGGATAGATGGAGAAACCGGCCCAACTGGACCAGCAGGAAATAAGGGTTCCATT gGCGACCATGGTGCTGCAGGAGAGATGGGCCTTCCAGGAAGAGATGGTAATGCG GGTAGCACTGGCGCGGATGGGCCACCAGGATACCAAGGATATTCG ggagATTACGGGAAGCCTGGGACTAAAGGCGAAGGCGGAGACAAAGGAAAAccg ggAAGTGACGGCGTGCAGGGACGGCAGGGTTTCCCTGGGAGAAGGGGAAAACGG GGAGCATTCGGGGCCACAGGACCCCCAGGCAAGATGGGCATTGATGGCAATAGA GGTTTCCCAGGACCGCCAGGACACATGGGACCTGTTGGACAACGCGGAGAAAAG GGTGCGCCTGGAGAAACAGGATCGCTAGGAAACTCGGGAAGGTCAGGTGATAGG GGAGATGATGGAGATTACGGACCTTTGGGCCCCCCTGGAAAACAG GGTTTACGAGGAGTGACAGGAAGAACAGGCCGACCAGGATCTTCAGGATTGCAC GGCGATGAAGGGGATTCGGGGATCCCCGGTGAAGACGGATCTCCG GGTATTCCCGGCAGTCCAGGAATTGCAGGGCCAGTTGGCGTAAAAGGAGCGCAG GGAATGCCAGGAGAGGTTGGAATACAAGGAGAAGACGGACCCGAGGGACCAAAG GGCGGTCTTGGGCCAACTGGAGCAATCGGAGCGCCTGGTTTTAATGGACAACCG GGGCCTGGTGGCGAGTTGGGTGAGACGGGCTCAACTGGACCTCAAGGAGAAAAG GGCTTACCAGGCCCTCCAGGGCCAGGAGGAGAATCCGGGGCGCCTGGAACAAAGGGTTTCAAAGGTGGCGTTGGACTTGACGGTCTCCATGGAAACCAG GGTTCCAATGGCCTCTCTGGCAAGAAGGGAGAAAGTGGAGAAAGT GGCGTGCCCGGCGAAGCAGGTGGACGTGGGGACCAAGGAAGACCTGGACAACAC GGATTGCCTGGTCCGATTGGAGTTGCTGGACTTGTTGGTCCCATCGGATCCATA GGCTCGGTGGGGATGCTTGGTCCACCCGGTGACTCTGGCTCCAAGGGTGAAACG GGTGAGCAAGGAGCTAAGGGAAACAGAGGCAAACGAGGTACCAATGGACGCGAT GGAACTAACGGCGTCCCTGGAAAACGTGGATCTCGCGGTAGCAGCGGCGGAAAG ggAAGATCTGGAGATCCGGGTGTTCCAGGTTTACCTGGAAATGGCGGAGAAAAG GGTCCAACAGGAGGAAAAGGAGGCTCTGGAAACTCTGGATTTGATGGGGTAGAA GGATCTGCTGGCCCCGTTGGAACACGTGGATTGCCTGGCGGCTCAGGTATGAAG GGTGCCCTAGGAGAAGATGGCCCGGCTGGAGCTATGGGTGACCAAGGCCCTGAG GGAGCTCCGGGTCATTATGGAATAAAAGGTATTCAAGGAGATCGCGGATCAATG GGTGATAGAGGAATCCCCGGTGGTACGGGAACTCAAGGGCCTGCAGGACCTACG GGAGAACTTGGAGTTGCAGGGAGCCCAGGCAAGAGTGGGAAGCCTGGACCAACG GGTTCAAGAGGCAGAGGTGGGCTTCCTGGGAGCACAGGAGTCGACGGAAGACCA GGTCACAACGGCCCTGATGGTTTGGCTGGAACAAGAGGAGTAACAGGTTTTCAA GGTCGACCTGGAGCCATTGGGCCTCCAGGCCCACCTGGACAAAGTGGTACAATG GGTCTTCATGGATTGGTGGGGCGCAGAGGGAACATTGGAGAAACAGGTGAAAAG GGGGAGGCAGGAGAATCCggagaaaggggaaaagacgGAGGAACAGGAAAGCAG GGTGAGGCTGGTGTTGCTGGTATGATGGGCTCTCCTGGTGACGTAGGAAACATT GGACCAGGGGGGCTGATGGGAACGATCGGATCACAGGGACGGCCTGGGCCCAAG GGGGAGGTAGGACAGCATGGGACACAAGGCAGCGCAGGCCTACCAGGAGAACGTGGTATACCTGGTCCTCCTGGGATGAGTGGGCCGCCTGGGCCCAGTGGAAGTGAT GGAACGTTTGGAAAGACGGGTGACCCCGGGCTGCGAGGAAGATCCGGTGCTACG GGAAACGGTGGGGAGCCTGGTGACGGAGGAATTAAAGGAGCAGTTGGATCCAAG GGGGATCGAGGCGACCCTGGTTCACAGGGGCCAGATGGAGGACCAGGGCTGAAG GGACCCGAAGGTTCTGATGGACTAAGAGGTGAACGTGGTGTTCGTGGAGAAAGG GGCTCAAAGGGATTGCAAGGGTCCCCCGGCGAAGAAGGACGCCAAGGATCGCAA GGCTCTGAAGGTCCACAAGGTTACCAAGGACAAACG GGAGACCCTGGAATTAGG GGAATTGCAGGAGAGCCG GGACCCCCTGGAATTCCCGGCCCACCCGGCCCCACG CCAGACTTGGGTGCTCTCAGAGGCTACATGCAG ACGTGGAACAACGATCGACGCGCTTATGATGTTGGAGGCAAGAAAGCACAGCTGTATCGAAGCACCAAG AATGAAGACGCACCCTCGATAGATCCA TTTGACGTGAATTTAGCTCTCCTTCATTATCAACTTGAACTGCTCAAGAAGCCAAATGGTACAAaggaatttccagcaaagacTTGTAAGGAGCTGAGCATGTGCTATTCGCATCTTGAAAGCG GTGTGTTTTGGGTGGACCCAAATGAAGGTGTCCCTGAAGATGCGATCAGTGTTTACTGTGATTTCTCATTCAACGCGACTTGTTTGTTCTCAAGTGAAGAAAGAAAG CCGTTTGTTTCCCCAAAGAGAAAGTGGTATTCAGGATTGGATGAATATAAGTGGCTAAGTGCCGATCTTGGAGCCTTTGAAAAG TTGAAGTATGTCCCACGCTGGAgtcagttgttgtttttacgTCTGCTGAGCGACCGCGCCGTACAGAACATCACGTATCACTGCAAGAACTCAGTTGCTTGGCACAGCGAACACCTCACTGATGTCAAGAGATCCCTCAAAATCAAAACAGCGAACGGAGTGATAATTCACTCCAGTTCCTCCAACAAATTCAAGCCCAGGGTCATCACGGACGGTTGCCGA gtCAAAAATGGAACATGGCTTCAAACAGTTATCCAAATTGACACGACAAAACCCAACCGACTTCCGATTGTAGACGTCGCTGCCTACGACATCGGAGACAATGGCGAAGAATTTGGACTCGAAATTGGacctgtttgtttttattaa